In Xyrauchen texanus isolate HMW12.3.18 chromosome 35, RBS_HiC_50CHRs, whole genome shotgun sequence, one DNA window encodes the following:
- the LOC127628964 gene encoding sodium-dependent lysophosphatidylcholine symporter 1-like isoform X1 — protein sequence MAENSGNMLDNQTYENIVCATENDNNQTKAPGIPLSKKLCYAIGGMPYQMTSNAKGFFMQIFLLDVVKMGPFSASIILFLGRAWDAITDPLIGYAVSKSGRTRIGKLIPWIVFSMPFGVLSYIMLWYTPQDTMSPAFSFSWYFTWCCLFDTFMSCYHVPYSSLNMFLGGNERDRDSATGYRMGMEVFATLAGATIQGQIVGVYHARRSHACSLQNETKVPAGNLTVSLDDISETLLNTRRAYLTAALVLGMLYLLCCLVLFIGVKEQLAPLSKLDRINISYLTGMKMVVCHIPYVWLVFGFLFASLAFQMAQGNFALFCTHAADMGAYFQHLVLILLTAATLSIPLWQTLLVKLGKKTTIFIGLSSYIPALIVISLVRNNLPVFIIMSVLAGTSLSALYLLPWSMLPDVVDDFKVKNPSCQDLEPLFYSCYVFFNKFGGGLSVGVSTLVLHFVGYKPGACRHNPEVIYSLRMLFAPVPICLLLVGIVIFYFYPINEERRLQIQKALRKAGAENSIKEEELSL from the exons ATGGCCGAGAACAGTGGGAACATGCTGGACAACCAAACATATGAAAATATAGTCTGTGCGACGGAAAATGACAACAATCAGAcg AAAGCTCCAGGCATCCCTTTGTCCAAGAAACTGTGCTATGCCATTGGAGGAATGCCTTATCAAATGACTTCAAATGCCAAGGGCTTCTTCATGCAGATCTTTTTGCTGGATGTTGTGAAG ATGGGGCCCTTTTCTGCATCCATCATTCTCTTCCTTGGTCGAGCTTGGGATGCCATTACTGATCCGCTTATTGGATATGCCGTGAGCAAGAGTGGCCGGACCAGAATAGGCAAACTCATTCCCTG GATTGTGTTCTCAATGCCATTTGGGGTCCTATCCTACATCATGCTCTGGTATACTCCACAAGACACTATGTCCCCTGCATTCAGTTTCTCCTGGTACTTCACATGGTGCTGTCTGTTTGACACCTTCATGAGT tgCTACCATGTGCCATATTCTTCCCTAAACATGTTTCTCGGGGGGAATGAAAGAGATCGAGACTCGGCCACTGGCTACA GGATGGGAATGGAAGTGTTTGCTACACTGGCGGGGGCCACCATTCAGGGTCAGATAGTTGGAGTGTACCACGCCAGAAGATCGCATGCCTGCAGCTTGCAAAATGAGACCAAAGTGCCTGCTGGAAACCTCACGGTCTCACTTGACGACATTTCTGAAACCCTACTGAACACA AGAAGAGCCTATTTGACTGCTGCACTAGTATTAGGAATGCTGTACTTACTGTGCTGTCTTGTGCTTTTTATTGGAGTGAAGGAGCAATTGG CTCCTCTAAGTAAATTGGACCgaataaatatttcatatttaactgGAATGAAGATGGTGGTGTGTCACATTCCATATGTGTGGCTTGTATTTGGCTTCCTCTTTGCTTCACTTGCCTTCCAG ATGGCTCAGGGAAATTTTGCCTTGTTCTGTACTCATGCAGCAGATATGGGAGCATATTTCCAGCACCTTGTTCTCATATTACTG ACAGCAGCCACATTGTCCATTCCATTATGGCAGACACTCTTGGTCAAATTAGGCAAGAAGACCACCATATTCATCGGCCTATCA TCTTACATCCCAGCTTTAATTGTAATATCCCTAGTGAGGAATAATTTACCCGTCTTCATCATTATGTCTGTGTTAGCTGGCACCAGCCTGTCAGCCCTCTATCTGCTCCCTTG gtCCATGTTGCCAGATGTGGTGGATGACTTCAAGGTCAAGAATCCTTCTTGTCAGGATCTAGAACCGTTGTTTTACTCATGTTATGTTTTCTTCAACAAATTTGGAGGAGGATTATCTGTTGGAGTCTCTACATTGGTACTACA TTTTGTAGGGTACAAACCTGGAGCCTGTAGGCACAATCCTGAGGTTATATACTCACTGCGGATGCTCTTCGCTCCTGTGCCCATATGTCTGCTGCTGGTGGGCATAGTGATCTTTTACTTCTATCCTATCAATGAAGAGCGACGACTGCAAATCCAGAAAGCATTAAGAAAAGCAGG GGCAGAAAACAGCATAAAAGAAGAAGAACTGAGCCTGTGA
- the LOC127628964 gene encoding sodium-dependent lysophosphatidylcholine symporter 1-like isoform X2: MPYQMTSNAKGFFMQIFLLDVVKMGPFSASIILFLGRAWDAITDPLIGYAVSKSGRTRIGKLIPWIVFSMPFGVLSYIMLWYTPQDTMSPAFSFSWYFTWCCLFDTFMSCYHVPYSSLNMFLGGNERDRDSATGYRMGMEVFATLAGATIQGQIVGVYHARRSHACSLQNETKVPAGNLTVSLDDISETLLNTRRAYLTAALVLGMLYLLCCLVLFIGVKEQLAPLSKLDRINISYLTGMKMVVCHIPYVWLVFGFLFASLAFQMAQGNFALFCTHAADMGAYFQHLVLILLTAATLSIPLWQTLLVKLGKKTTIFIGLSSYIPALIVISLVRNNLPVFIIMSVLAGTSLSALYLLPWSMLPDVVDDFKVKNPSCQDLEPLFYSCYVFFNKFGGGLSVGVSTLVLHFVGYKPGACRHNPEVIYSLRMLFAPVPICLLLVGIVIFYFYPINEERRLQIQKALRKAGAENSIKEEELSL, encoded by the exons ATGCCTTATCAAATGACTTCAAATGCCAAGGGCTTCTTCATGCAGATCTTTTTGCTGGATGTTGTGAAG ATGGGGCCCTTTTCTGCATCCATCATTCTCTTCCTTGGTCGAGCTTGGGATGCCATTACTGATCCGCTTATTGGATATGCCGTGAGCAAGAGTGGCCGGACCAGAATAGGCAAACTCATTCCCTG GATTGTGTTCTCAATGCCATTTGGGGTCCTATCCTACATCATGCTCTGGTATACTCCACAAGACACTATGTCCCCTGCATTCAGTTTCTCCTGGTACTTCACATGGTGCTGTCTGTTTGACACCTTCATGAGT tgCTACCATGTGCCATATTCTTCCCTAAACATGTTTCTCGGGGGGAATGAAAGAGATCGAGACTCGGCCACTGGCTACA GGATGGGAATGGAAGTGTTTGCTACACTGGCGGGGGCCACCATTCAGGGTCAGATAGTTGGAGTGTACCACGCCAGAAGATCGCATGCCTGCAGCTTGCAAAATGAGACCAAAGTGCCTGCTGGAAACCTCACGGTCTCACTTGACGACATTTCTGAAACCCTACTGAACACA AGAAGAGCCTATTTGACTGCTGCACTAGTATTAGGAATGCTGTACTTACTGTGCTGTCTTGTGCTTTTTATTGGAGTGAAGGAGCAATTGG CTCCTCTAAGTAAATTGGACCgaataaatatttcatatttaactgGAATGAAGATGGTGGTGTGTCACATTCCATATGTGTGGCTTGTATTTGGCTTCCTCTTTGCTTCACTTGCCTTCCAG ATGGCTCAGGGAAATTTTGCCTTGTTCTGTACTCATGCAGCAGATATGGGAGCATATTTCCAGCACCTTGTTCTCATATTACTG ACAGCAGCCACATTGTCCATTCCATTATGGCAGACACTCTTGGTCAAATTAGGCAAGAAGACCACCATATTCATCGGCCTATCA TCTTACATCCCAGCTTTAATTGTAATATCCCTAGTGAGGAATAATTTACCCGTCTTCATCATTATGTCTGTGTTAGCTGGCACCAGCCTGTCAGCCCTCTATCTGCTCCCTTG gtCCATGTTGCCAGATGTGGTGGATGACTTCAAGGTCAAGAATCCTTCTTGTCAGGATCTAGAACCGTTGTTTTACTCATGTTATGTTTTCTTCAACAAATTTGGAGGAGGATTATCTGTTGGAGTCTCTACATTGGTACTACA TTTTGTAGGGTACAAACCTGGAGCCTGTAGGCACAATCCTGAGGTTATATACTCACTGCGGATGCTCTTCGCTCCTGTGCCCATATGTCTGCTGCTGGTGGGCATAGTGATCTTTTACTTCTATCCTATCAATGAAGAGCGACGACTGCAAATCCAGAAAGCATTAAGAAAAGCAGG GGCAGAAAACAGCATAAAAGAAGAAGAACTGAGCCTGTGA